In Saccharothrix syringae, the following are encoded in one genomic region:
- a CDS encoding iron-containing redox enzyme family protein, which translates to MTSLDHAVSSAVLPAPRGPLSAAVLDVLRGTDVLRGALPAVGLPSDVTADPYGEDLQLALHVCYELHYQGFAGVSEEWEWDPELLRFRAGLERAFLDALRADVPGGTDIAGVLDELLVEPVDGSGVSHFLKDEGEWWHVREYFALRSIYHLKEADPHAWVIPRLRGRAKAALVAVEFDEFGGGRGDRMHSQLFADLLVGAGLDDGYLHYLEHAPAVMLATVNLMSLCGLHRSLRGALVGHFAAAEITTAPSAARMAKALRRLDAHPDCVEFFTEHIEADAVHEQVMRRDVIGDLLDREPGLTASVVFGVQATELLEARLGEHLLGAWEKGQTALRLPL; encoded by the coding sequence ATGACCTCTTTGGACCATGCCGTCTCCTCGGCCGTGCTGCCCGCGCCGCGCGGGCCGTTGTCCGCGGCGGTGCTGGACGTCCTGCGGGGCACGGACGTCCTGCGGGGCGCCCTGCCCGCAGTCGGCCTGCCGTCGGACGTCACCGCCGACCCGTACGGCGAGGACCTCCAGTTGGCGCTCCACGTCTGCTACGAGCTGCACTACCAGGGCTTCGCCGGCGTGTCGGAGGAGTGGGAGTGGGACCCGGAGCTGCTGCGCTTCCGGGCCGGGCTGGAACGCGCGTTCCTGGACGCGCTGCGCGCCGACGTGCCCGGCGGCACCGACATCGCCGGTGTGCTGGACGAACTGCTCGTCGAGCCGGTCGACGGCTCCGGCGTGAGCCACTTCCTCAAGGACGAGGGGGAGTGGTGGCACGTGCGCGAGTACTTCGCGCTGCGCTCCATCTACCACCTCAAGGAGGCCGACCCGCACGCCTGGGTCATCCCGCGGCTGCGCGGGCGGGCCAAGGCCGCGCTGGTGGCGGTGGAGTTCGACGAGTTCGGCGGCGGGCGCGGCGACCGCATGCACTCCCAGCTGTTCGCCGACCTGCTCGTCGGCGCCGGCCTGGACGACGGCTACCTGCACTACCTGGAGCACGCGCCCGCGGTCATGCTGGCCACGGTGAACCTGATGTCGCTGTGCGGCCTGCACCGGTCCCTGCGCGGCGCGCTGGTCGGGCACTTCGCCGCGGCCGAGATCACCACCGCGCCCAGCGCGGCCCGGATGGCCAAGGCGTTGCGGCGGCTCGACGCGCACCCGGACTGCGTCGAGTTCTTCACCGAGCACATCGAGGCCGACGCCGTGCACGAGCAGGTCATGCGCCGCGACGTGATCGGCGACCTGCTCGACCGCGAACCCGGGCTGACCGCGTCGGTGGTGTTCGGCGTGCAGGCCACCGAACTGCTCGAAGCCCGCCTGGGCGAGCACCTGCTCGGGGCGTGGGAGAAGGGGCAGACGGCGCTCCGCCTGCCCCTGTGA
- a CDS encoding YcxB family protein, translated as MNISLSVSYNEQRLRRVIKFLVRRQFKWIRIIGLLALVGGVAGLVTGYFSSATATALLFLGVVLGLVMEPYSVAQSMRMQARVAQEGYVLTLDDTDFAVNAHSYSWRYSWSMLDRVVDTPGAWYLMFNKIQAQAVFKDLMGEEERAEFADFLARRESARPA; from the coding sequence GTGAACATCTCCCTCTCGGTCTCCTACAACGAGCAGCGCCTGAGACGCGTGATCAAGTTCCTGGTCCGCCGGCAGTTCAAGTGGATCCGCATCATCGGCCTGCTGGCGCTGGTCGGCGGTGTGGCCGGGCTGGTCACGGGCTACTTCTCGTCCGCGACGGCGACCGCGCTCCTCTTCCTGGGAGTCGTCCTCGGCCTGGTCATGGAGCCGTACTCGGTCGCGCAGTCCATGCGCATGCAGGCCAGGGTCGCGCAGGAGGGGTACGTGCTGACCCTCGACGACACCGACTTCGCCGTGAACGCCCACTCGTACAGCTGGCGGTACTCGTGGTCGATGCTCGACCGCGTCGTGGACACCCCGGGCGCGTGGTACCTGATGTTCAACAAGATCCAGGCGCAGGCGGTGTTCAAGGACCTGATGGGCGAGGAGGAGCGGGCGGAGTTCGCCGACTTCCTCGCGCGTCGGGAATCCGCGCGACCGGCCTGA
- a CDS encoding alpha/beta fold hydrolase domain-containing protein — protein MGVVEAARAAAREQVLVAMLGIPRLLAHPVWRDADPDQGRGVGVLLVPGFGFGDLSLHLTATWLRNRGYVPAGSRIGLNVGCTTELVDRLEKRLQAHVEATGGPVVLLGQSRGGGLARLLSVRRPELVRGLVMLASPVLDTLGAHPSVVKVARTLARLSAMGLPGLLDEDCFQGSCYETNSSAMAKPLEVPAVAVFSHNDLIAPPKLCADPCAECVEVGSTHTGMALDPELYELLEPRLAAWARAGEEKRQEPELVPLAHSA, from the coding sequence ATGGGCGTAGTGGAAGCGGCGCGCGCCGCGGCCAGGGAACAGGTGCTCGTGGCCATGCTGGGCATCCCGCGCCTGCTGGCGCACCCGGTGTGGCGCGACGCCGACCCCGACCAGGGCCGCGGCGTCGGCGTCCTGCTGGTGCCGGGGTTCGGCTTCGGCGACCTGAGCCTGCACCTGACCGCCACGTGGCTGCGCAACCGGGGGTACGTGCCCGCGGGGTCGCGCATCGGCCTGAACGTGGGGTGCACGACCGAGCTGGTCGACCGGCTGGAGAAGCGCCTCCAGGCGCACGTCGAGGCGACCGGTGGACCGGTGGTCCTGCTCGGCCAGAGCCGCGGCGGCGGCCTGGCCAGGCTGCTGTCGGTGCGCCGCCCGGAGCTGGTGCGCGGCCTGGTGATGCTGGCCAGCCCGGTGCTGGACACCCTGGGCGCGCACCCGAGCGTGGTGAAGGTGGCGCGGACGCTGGCGCGCCTGTCCGCCATGGGCCTGCCCGGCCTGCTGGACGAGGACTGCTTCCAGGGGTCGTGCTACGAGACCAACTCCTCGGCCATGGCCAAGCCGCTGGAGGTGCCCGCGGTCGCGGTGTTCTCGCACAACGACCTCATCGCGCCGCCGAAGCTGTGCGCCGACCCGTGCGCGGAGTGCGTGGAGGTCGGCAGCACCCACACCGGCATGGCGCTGGACCCGGAGCTGTACGAGCTGCTGGAGCCGAGGTTGGCGGCGTGGGCGCGGGCCGGGGAGGAGAAGCGGCAGGAACCCGAGCTGGTACCGCTCGCGCACTCGGCGTGA
- a CDS encoding peptidoglycan-binding domain-containing protein, protein MSTHHAEPAPRRRPPARPAPDQRPEAGHLVELQRSVGNRGVARTLVQRRALTPAESTAAVAADRRLFDSLTVRVLQTVTGVPAANRDGVIGPGTVRATSDWQTARGLGDDGVVDQATMDRLVTESLAGHRPEHGIQLVLDFYDLRTGGDVLVVRHNAGAFTFEGMRLLGGLIPWPEFSPASTRFESGGLRVVEVGDGAFTSATTLRDTIRRELARPAPAAAPAAATPTRLTAAQARSGLAFTRAKYSDERSARAVQGLVGAPVTGVWDVTTTQFVAEAQQAAGIAVDGRIGPATTEVFYTRLVATSPNAALRLLVDFFDLTDDGNLLAVFFDPAVTALASTDFRPGEPVRVRVGPNALTLPFSGAVHNIAHELEHVRRLRQGITSAATHEFLGEALEVLSVGMPEEPLDPVNPTHDAFVSDATRCLANWNLMSVADRRRFRAKFVAVRRKVLRRIDAGTPAQRAAHAGLRANYVAVVLP, encoded by the coding sequence GTGTCCACGCACCACGCCGAGCCCGCGCCCAGGCGACGGCCACCCGCGCGTCCCGCCCCCGACCAGCGCCCCGAGGCCGGGCACCTCGTCGAACTCCAGCGGTCGGTCGGCAACCGCGGCGTGGCGCGCACGCTCGTCCAGCGGCGGGCCCTGACGCCGGCGGAGAGCACCGCGGCCGTCGCGGCGGACCGGCGGTTGTTCGACAGCCTCACGGTGCGGGTGCTGCAAACGGTCACCGGGGTGCCCGCCGCGAACCGCGACGGGGTGATCGGGCCGGGCACCGTCCGGGCGACCTCCGACTGGCAGACGGCCCGCGGGCTCGGGGACGACGGCGTCGTCGACCAGGCCACCATGGACCGCCTGGTGACCGAAAGCCTGGCCGGCCACCGCCCCGAGCACGGCATCCAACTGGTGCTCGACTTCTACGACCTGCGCACCGGCGGCGACGTGCTGGTGGTCCGGCACAACGCGGGCGCGTTCACGTTCGAGGGGATGCGGCTGCTCGGGGGCCTGATCCCGTGGCCCGAATTCTCGCCCGCCTCCACCCGGTTCGAGTCCGGCGGGCTGCGCGTCGTCGAGGTCGGGGACGGGGCCTTCACCAGTGCCACCACGCTGCGCGACACCATCCGACGCGAGCTGGCCCGGCCCGCCCCGGCCGCCGCGCCCGCGGCCGCCACGCCCACCCGGCTCACCGCGGCCCAGGCGCGGAGCGGGCTGGCCTTCACCCGCGCCAAGTACTCCGACGAACGCTCCGCGCGCGCCGTCCAGGGCCTGGTCGGGGCTCCGGTGACCGGGGTGTGGGACGTGACGACCACCCAGTTCGTCGCGGAGGCGCAGCAGGCGGCGGGCATCGCCGTCGACGGCAGGATCGGGCCGGCGACCACCGAGGTCTTCTACACCCGGCTCGTCGCGACCAGCCCGAACGCCGCCCTGCGGCTGCTGGTCGACTTCTTCGACCTGACCGACGACGGCAACCTGCTCGCCGTCTTCTTCGACCCGGCGGTCACCGCCCTGGCCTCCACCGACTTCCGGCCGGGCGAACCGGTCCGGGTGCGGGTCGGTCCGAACGCGCTGACCCTGCCCTTCTCCGGCGCCGTGCACAACATCGCCCACGAGCTGGAGCACGTGCGCCGGCTGCGCCAGGGCATCACCTCGGCGGCGACGCACGAGTTCCTCGGCGAGGCCCTGGAGGTCCTCAGCGTCGGCATGCCCGAGGAACCGCTCGACCCGGTCAACCCCACCCACGACGCCTTCGTCAGCGACGCGACCCGGTGCCTGGCCAACTGGAACCTGATGTCGGTTGCGGACCGCCGCCGGTTCCGGGCGAAGTTCGTCGCCGTGCGGCGGAAGGTCCTGCGGCGCATCGACGCCGGGACACCCGCGCAGCGGGCCGCGCACGCCGGGCTCCGGGCGAACTACGTCGCGGTGGTGCTGCCGTGA
- a CDS encoding carboxylate-amine ligase, producing the protein MTIGVEEEFLLVDPATRRPVARAGEVLARIDRDALPAGAKVHRELVGTQLEFATGVCDDLPELRDQLLTGRRALDAAARAEGLRLVATGTPVLADPAPPLSRGERFEVIEGIYRGQVADYQCCGCHVHVGVPDRDTAVHVVNHLRPWLPTLLALGGNSPFLLGRDTGYASWRMLEQAKFPGAGVTPFFKDAAEHDAQVERLVDAGVLVDASQTFWLARPSPAYPTVEVRVADTAATTAGAVLQAGLTRALVRTALASDEQPPELDDQVLAAALWSAARHGLAGPGVDPRTARRVPAAELVEALLAHVSDALGGDREPVRSLLRGALAGGTGAQRQRGAGEPGAVVDLLTCIVTESG; encoded by the coding sequence ATGACGATCGGGGTCGAGGAGGAGTTCCTGCTGGTCGACCCGGCCACGCGACGCCCGGTGGCGCGTGCCGGGGAGGTGCTGGCGCGCATCGACCGGGACGCCCTGCCCGCCGGGGCCAAGGTGCACCGGGAGCTGGTCGGCACGCAGCTGGAGTTCGCCACCGGCGTGTGCGACGACCTGCCGGAACTGCGCGACCAGCTGCTCACCGGCCGCCGCGCGCTGGACGCGGCGGCCCGCGCCGAGGGCCTGCGGCTGGTCGCCACCGGCACGCCCGTGCTGGCCGACCCGGCGCCGCCGCTCAGCCGCGGCGAGCGGTTCGAGGTCATCGAGGGCATCTACCGCGGGCAGGTCGCCGACTACCAGTGCTGCGGCTGCCACGTGCACGTCGGCGTGCCCGACCGGGACACCGCCGTGCACGTGGTCAACCACCTGCGGCCGTGGCTGCCGACCCTGCTCGCGCTGGGCGGCAACTCGCCGTTCCTGCTGGGCCGCGACACCGGTTACGCGAGCTGGCGGATGCTGGAGCAGGCCAAGTTCCCCGGCGCGGGCGTCACCCCGTTCTTCAAGGACGCCGCCGAGCACGACGCGCAGGTCGAGCGGCTGGTCGACGCCGGCGTGCTGGTGGACGCGAGCCAGACGTTCTGGCTGGCCCGCCCGTCGCCCGCGTACCCGACGGTGGAGGTGCGGGTCGCCGACACCGCCGCCACCACGGCCGGCGCCGTGCTCCAGGCCGGTCTCACCCGAGCCCTGGTGCGCACCGCCCTGGCCTCCGACGAGCAGCCGCCGGAGCTGGACGACCAGGTGCTGGCCGCGGCGCTGTGGTCGGCGGCCCGCCACGGCCTGGCCGGGCCGGGCGTGGACCCGCGCACCGCGCGCCGCGTGCCCGCCGCGGAGCTGGTCGAGGCGTTGCTGGCGCACGTGTCCGACGCGCTGGGCGGGGACCGCGAACCGGTCCGGTCGCTGCTGCGCGGCGCGCTGGCCGGCGGCACGGGCGCGCAGCGGCAGCGGGGCGCGGGGGAGCCGGGGGCGGTGGTGGACCTCCTCACGTGCATCGTCACCGAAAGTGGGTAG
- a CDS encoding cytochrome P450: protein MSRATAPVDIPVARGRLPLLGHAWPVLRDPVDFLASLQGQGDLVRVTVGPFDVVVVCDPDLAHQVLLDDRAFDKGGPFIERARDVVGDNVSTCPHSDHRRRRRLVQPAFHPDRLPAYGRVMSFQIAERVNSWHDGQVLDVPAEMAMIATNVLTSTMFSDTLPPARLRRARRDADTVAGAVLPRMFLPRALTRLPLPVNVRSARARDRLRRSTLAAVRARRAEGGDRGDLLSALLAGYDTESADDRRTSSDTELVDEMLVFHLAGSETTAVVLSWALHLVAGDREVERRLHAEVDANLNGRTATYEDLRALEFTGRVVTETMRLRPPIWLLNRELTTDARLGGHHLPAGTVVACSPYVVHHRADLYRDPERFDPDRWDPAARPVPPRTAFLPFGHGARKCVGDRFGVVEATLALASIATRWRLAHLPGEEEVRPAASVVLRPRRLHMRVTRRAR, encoded by the coding sequence GTGAGCCGCGCGACCGCACCAGTGGACATCCCCGTCGCCCGGGGCCGGCTGCCGCTGCTCGGCCACGCCTGGCCGGTGCTGCGCGACCCGGTGGACTTCCTCGCCTCGCTCCAGGGCCAGGGCGACCTCGTCCGCGTCACCGTGGGCCCGTTCGACGTGGTCGTGGTGTGCGACCCGGACCTGGCCCACCAGGTCCTGCTGGACGACCGCGCGTTCGACAAGGGCGGCCCGTTCATCGAGCGCGCCCGCGACGTGGTGGGCGACAACGTGAGCACCTGCCCGCACTCCGACCACCGCCGCCGGCGCAGGCTGGTCCAACCCGCCTTCCACCCCGACCGGCTCCCCGCCTACGGGCGCGTCATGTCCTTCCAGATCGCCGAGCGGGTCAACTCGTGGCACGACGGCCAGGTCCTCGACGTCCCTGCCGAGATGGCCATGATCGCCACGAACGTGTTGACCTCGACCATGTTCTCCGACACCCTCCCGCCCGCACGGCTGCGCAGGGCCCGGCGGGACGCCGACACCGTCGCTGGTGCCGTCCTGCCCAGGATGTTCCTGCCGCGGGCGTTGACCCGCCTGCCGCTCCCGGTCAACGTCCGCTCCGCCCGCGCCCGCGACCGGCTGCGGCGGAGCACCCTGGCGGCCGTCCGCGCCCGGCGCGCCGAGGGCGGCGACCGGGGCGACCTGCTGTCCGCCCTGCTCGCCGGGTACGACACCGAGTCCGCGGACGACCGGCGCACCTCGTCCGACACCGAGCTGGTCGACGAGATGCTGGTCTTCCACCTCGCGGGCAGCGAGACCACCGCCGTCGTGCTGTCCTGGGCGCTGCACCTGGTCGCCGGCGACCGCGAGGTCGAGCGCCGGCTGCACGCCGAGGTCGACGCCAACCTCAACGGGCGCACCGCCACCTACGAGGACCTGCGCGCGCTGGAGTTCACCGGCCGGGTCGTCACCGAGACCATGCGCCTGCGCCCGCCGATCTGGCTGCTCAACCGCGAGCTGACCACCGACGCCCGGCTGGGCGGCCACCACCTGCCCGCGGGCACGGTGGTGGCGTGCAGCCCGTACGTCGTCCACCACCGCGCCGACCTCTACCGCGACCCCGAGCGGTTCGACCCCGACCGCTGGGACCCGGCCGCGCGGCCCGTCCCGCCGCGCACCGCGTTCCTGCCGTTCGGCCACGGCGCGCGCAAGTGCGTCGGCGACCGGTTCGGCGTGGTCGAGGCGACCCTGGCCCTGGCCTCCATCGCCACCCGCTGGCGCCTGGCGCACCTGCCCGGGGAGGAGGAGGTGCGCCCGGCCGCGTCCGTGGTGCTGCGGCCACGCCGACTGCACATGCGCGTCACCCGACGTGCCCGCTGA
- a CDS encoding CDGSH iron-sulfur domain-containing protein: protein MPTPRDVRKVTVVPGGPLLVEGPVEMELEDGSVVCSDRFVVAVCSCRRSKRYPLCDTSHRKRR, encoded by the coding sequence GTGCCGACGCCGCGTGACGTGCGCAAGGTGACCGTGGTGCCCGGCGGGCCGCTCCTGGTGGAGGGGCCGGTCGAGATGGAGCTGGAGGACGGGTCGGTGGTGTGCTCCGACCGGTTCGTCGTGGCGGTCTGCTCGTGCCGCCGCAGCAAGCGCTACCCGCTGTGCGACACGAGCCACCGCAAACGTCGCTAG
- a CDS encoding DIP1984 family protein, giving the protein MKLGEALALRADVARRVEQLRARVAGNARYQEGETPAEDAVELLAQAVEACDELESLIRRINRTNASTPLGGGTITDALAHRDALRLRHGLLTAAADAATGRNQHGVARQLRSELLYVSALPVARLRADADRLARDIREVDVAIQQANWQVDLLD; this is encoded by the coding sequence ATGAAGCTGGGTGAGGCGCTGGCGCTGCGAGCCGACGTCGCGCGACGTGTCGAGCAGTTGCGCGCGCGAGTGGCCGGCAACGCCCGCTACCAGGAGGGCGAGACGCCCGCCGAGGACGCCGTGGAGCTGCTGGCGCAGGCGGTGGAGGCGTGCGACGAGCTGGAGTCGTTGATCCGCCGGATCAACCGCACCAACGCCTCGACCCCGCTGGGCGGCGGCACGATCACCGACGCCCTGGCCCACCGCGACGCGCTGCGCCTGCGCCACGGCCTGCTCACCGCCGCCGCCGACGCCGCCACGGGCCGCAACCAGCACGGCGTGGCGCGCCAGCTCCGCTCCGAACTGCTGTACGTCTCGGCCCTGCCGGTGGCGCGGCTGCGCGCGGACGCCGACCGGTTGGCGCGGGACATCCGCGAGGTCGACGTGGCGATCCAGCAGGCGAACTGGCAGGTGGACCTGCTGGACTGA
- a CDS encoding HemK2/MTQ2 family protein methyltransferase: MWLWRPPGVYRPQEDTWLMVDALAEAGVPRGARVLDVCTGTGALAIAAGRAGAGEVTAVDLCRRAVLAARVNGRLNGVPVRALRTDFGDLVGTGEFDLITANPPYVPSVGVPRRGCERAWDAGAMGRAVLDRLCAVMPMLLARKGMGLIVHSALCDSDVTLRQLRGGGLKAAVVARRTIPFGPVMRARAPWLLEQGLIEQGQRHEELVVIRADAA, from the coding sequence ATGTGGTTGTGGAGGCCGCCCGGTGTGTACCGCCCGCAGGAAGACACCTGGCTCATGGTCGATGCTCTGGCTGAAGCGGGCGTCCCGCGCGGTGCGCGGGTGCTGGACGTGTGCACGGGTACCGGTGCGCTGGCGATCGCCGCCGGTCGCGCGGGTGCGGGCGAGGTGACCGCAGTCGACCTGTGTCGGCGCGCGGTGCTCGCGGCGCGGGTCAACGGGCGCCTGAACGGCGTGCCGGTCCGGGCACTGCGGACGGACTTCGGCGACCTGGTCGGCACCGGGGAGTTCGACCTGATCACGGCGAACCCGCCCTACGTGCCCAGTGTGGGCGTGCCCCGGCGCGGGTGCGAGCGGGCGTGGGACGCCGGGGCGATGGGGCGCGCGGTGCTCGACCGGCTGTGCGCGGTGATGCCGATGCTGTTGGCACGCAAGGGGATGGGCCTGATCGTGCACTCCGCGCTGTGCGACTCGGACGTCACGCTGCGGCAGTTGCGCGGTGGCGGGCTCAAGGCGGCGGTGGTGGCCCGGCGGACCATCCCCTTCGGGCCGGTCATGCGCGCCCGGGCGCCGTGGCTGCTCGAACAGGGGTTGATCGAGCAGGGCCAGCGGCACGAGGAACTGGTGGTGATCCGTGCCGACGCCGCGTGA
- a CDS encoding alpha/beta fold hydrolase — MPFATTPDGVSLHYETGGRGAPLLLLAGQANNHHWWDPVRADFEDAFTVVVLDWRGTGASDRPDTDTYSTRGFAADARCVLDALGVDRAHVYGTSMGGRAAQWLAIDHPDRVDRLVLGCTTPGGRHGVERGPEVRRSLARRDPEAARRALLELMYTPEWLRGNPGPFTTLGDDTMPPHARRRHLIASGEHDAWDALPSITAPTLVVHGADDLFNPAANAPLLAGRIPGARLHLLPGARHAYFDEFRATASPLVLDFLSDSTSRGPVGT; from the coding sequence GTGCCCTTCGCCACGACCCCGGACGGCGTGTCCCTGCACTACGAGACCGGCGGTCGCGGTGCCCCGCTGCTGCTCCTCGCCGGCCAGGCCAACAACCACCACTGGTGGGACCCCGTGCGGGCGGACTTCGAGGACGCCTTCACCGTGGTCGTGCTGGACTGGCGGGGCACCGGCGCGAGCGACCGCCCGGACACCGACACCTACAGCACGCGGGGCTTCGCCGCCGACGCGCGGTGCGTGCTCGACGCCCTCGGCGTCGACCGGGCCCACGTCTACGGCACCTCGATGGGCGGTCGCGCGGCCCAGTGGCTGGCCATCGACCACCCCGACCGCGTCGACCGCCTCGTCCTGGGCTGCACCACCCCCGGCGGGCGGCACGGCGTGGAGCGCGGCCCCGAGGTCAGGCGCTCGCTCGCCCGGCGCGACCCCGAGGCCGCCCGCCGGGCGCTGCTGGAGCTGATGTACACCCCGGAGTGGCTGCGCGGGAACCCCGGCCCGTTCACCACGCTCGGCGACGACACCATGCCGCCGCACGCCCGCCGCCGCCACCTGATCGCCAGCGGCGAGCACGACGCGTGGGACGCGCTGCCGTCCATCACCGCGCCCACCCTCGTCGTGCACGGCGCGGACGACCTGTTCAACCCGGCCGCCAACGCCCCGCTGCTGGCCGGGCGCATCCCGGGTGCCCGCCTGCACCTGCTCCCCGGCGCCCGGCACGCCTACTTCGACGAGTTCCGCGCCACCGCGAGCCCGCTGGTGCTGGACTTCCTCTCCGATTCCACCTCGCGCGGACCGGTGGGGACCTAA
- a CDS encoding FAD-dependent oxidoreductase yields the protein MTEATTTARHSLWSEIIPQGRFPALRGETTVDVAVVGGGITGVTTALLLKRAGLTVALVEADRVAGGVTGNNTAKVTALQSTLYSQLVKKQGVEAASDYAAASLAAVGFVAALAEREGVDCDLRRRPAYTYALTEDELPSVEREAEAALRAGLPVVRDRGELMGVPFEVAGAVRLDDQVVFHPVKYVRGLAELVDGDGSRVYEHSRVLRVEDGEPVRVRTEGGTVVADRVVIATHYPILDRGLYFARLEAMRAYCVAARLRSGTPPTGLAISAGSPSWSLSTDGELLIVSGQGHATGSDEGEPYDELVKFAREHWDVEEVTHLWSAQDAVPYDHLPMVGPYTPGNRRLYGATGYQKWGLSSGTFAAMILADLVTDRDNAWAERFSPHRLSLGSTPTLAKMNAKVAADLVGDRLRTADVGSVDEVPRGEARVVRDGTDKVGVFRDDEGGVHAVSMRCTHLGCLVRFNSAERSWDCPCHGSRFDVDGAVLEGPATEPLPRRDPA from the coding sequence ATGACGGAAGCCACCACCACGGCCCGGCACTCGCTGTGGTCCGAGATCATCCCCCAGGGCCGGTTCCCCGCTCTCCGCGGCGAGACGACGGTCGACGTCGCGGTCGTCGGCGGTGGCATCACCGGCGTCACCACGGCCCTGCTGCTCAAGCGGGCGGGCCTGACCGTCGCGCTGGTCGAGGCCGACCGCGTCGCGGGCGGCGTGACCGGCAACAACACCGCCAAGGTCACCGCGCTCCAGTCCACCCTGTACTCGCAGCTGGTCAAGAAGCAGGGCGTGGAGGCCGCGTCCGACTACGCCGCCGCCAGCCTGGCCGCGGTCGGGTTCGTGGCGGCGCTGGCCGAGCGCGAGGGCGTCGACTGCGACCTGCGCCGCCGCCCCGCCTACACCTACGCCCTGACCGAGGACGAGCTGCCGTCGGTCGAGCGGGAGGCCGAGGCCGCGCTCCGGGCCGGCCTGCCGGTGGTGCGCGACCGGGGCGAGCTGATGGGCGTGCCGTTCGAGGTGGCGGGCGCGGTCCGGCTCGACGACCAGGTGGTGTTCCACCCGGTCAAGTACGTGCGCGGGCTGGCCGAGCTGGTCGACGGCGACGGGTCGCGCGTCTACGAGCACAGCCGCGTGCTGCGCGTCGAGGACGGCGAGCCGGTGCGGGTGCGCACCGAGGGCGGCACCGTCGTGGCCGACCGCGTGGTGATCGCCACGCACTACCCGATCCTCGACCGCGGCCTGTACTTCGCCCGCCTGGAGGCGATGCGCGCCTACTGCGTCGCCGCCCGGCTGCGCTCCGGCACGCCCCCGACCGGCCTGGCCATCAGCGCGGGCAGCCCCTCGTGGTCGCTGTCGACCGACGGCGAGCTGCTCATCGTCTCCGGCCAGGGCCACGCCACCGGCTCCGACGAGGGCGAGCCCTACGACGAGCTGGTGAAGTTCGCCCGCGAGCACTGGGACGTCGAGGAGGTCACGCACCTGTGGTCCGCCCAGGACGCCGTGCCCTACGACCACCTGCCGATGGTCGGCCCCTACACCCCGGGCAACCGGCGGCTCTACGGCGCGACCGGCTACCAGAAGTGGGGCCTGTCCAGCGGCACGTTCGCCGCGATGATCCTCGCCGACCTGGTCACCGACCGGGACAACGCCTGGGCCGAGCGGTTCAGCCCGCACCGGCTGTCCCTGGGCTCCACGCCGACGCTGGCCAAGATGAACGCCAAGGTCGCCGCGGACCTGGTCGGCGACCGGCTGCGCACCGCCGACGTCGGCTCGGTGGACGAGGTGCCGCGCGGCGAGGCGCGCGTGGTGCGCGACGGCACGGACAAGGTCGGCGTCTTCCGCGACGACGAGGGCGGCGTGCACGCCGTGTCGATGCGCTGCACCCACCTGGGCTGCCTGGTGCGCTTCAACTCCGCCGAGCGCAGCTGGGACTGCCCGTGCCACGGCTCGCGGTTCGACGTGGACGGCGCCGTGCTGGAGGGCCCGGCGACCGAGCCGCTGCCGCGGCGCGACCCCGCCTGA
- a CDS encoding DUF6098 family protein, translating to MRTFTDLNDLTALVEARLPATELFVRWSRGPDADGGRCSRDGLTGGALPGLSANSLAVEPWWDDRPLRLWVARRLYDYRHLRERRGPGTRPWVLEGEEVGRGPDNEPLVRCHSPIGWISDEVLVECEDLVVSHAASPWGSLDREG from the coding sequence ATGCGCACCTTCACCGACCTGAACGACCTGACCGCCCTGGTGGAGGCACGGCTGCCCGCGACGGAGCTGTTCGTGCGGTGGTCGAGGGGCCCGGACGCCGACGGCGGCCGGTGCAGCCGCGACGGCCTGACCGGCGGCGCGCTGCCCGGGCTGTCGGCGAACTCGCTGGCCGTGGAGCCGTGGTGGGACGACCGCCCGCTGCGGCTGTGGGTGGCCCGCCGCCTGTACGACTACCGGCACCTGCGCGAGCGGCGCGGGCCCGGCACCCGGCCGTGGGTGCTGGAGGGCGAGGAGGTCGGGCGGGGGCCGGACAACGAGCCCCTGGTGCGGTGCCACTCCCCGATCGGGTGGATTTCGGACGAGGTGCTGGTCGAGTGCGAGGACCTGGTGGTGTCGCACGCGGCCTCGCCCTGGGGGTCGCTCGACCGGGAGGGGTGA